The window CAACAACAGGCATCATATGTGCGTACCATTGGAAGAATCCACTCATGTTGACACTGAATATTACAATTACTTTACCAGATTTCTGCAACACAACGATATGCTTATATATAAAGTATCTACATATGGGGAAACGAAGCATGAGACTGAAACATAGACCATCTTACATGAAAAGCATCTTCCAAAGTTGGTTCGTTGATCACTTGGTAGCCCAAATTCCTTTCTCAATGGAAAATTGGATATTCTCATGAAACAAATTCTTAATGATGAAATATCTTGTACCATACAATTTACCCTTTTTTCTTGCAGGTGAATCCCCAACATGGTCATGAGAGTGCCTAACTTCTTCTGATTTAGATGGATCAACCCCCTCATTAACTTTGCGACTGGAACTCTCTGATNNNNNNNNNNNNNNNNNNNNAACAACAACAAAAAGAACTACATCAAATATGAACCTAAACCGAATCCAAAAAAAAGAAATGAAAAAGCATTGGTAACACTAGTACTAGAAAATCAAGATTCAATTTTTGCAGGGATAGAGATCAAGATCCCACTAAGTACATTTTTGGTATACAATTAAGCTAGTTGACCAATCTTTTACCTCAAAATTAACACATCAAAATTTGCAGCTTTCTAGTTAAGTTATACAAGTTCTTCCAATACTATAAATCTTCAGGCTCCAATTATCAAGACTAAAATTTAAAATCTAAATCATAAACAATGCTATAACTCCTCAAACTCCAATTCTCAAGACTAAAACATAAAAACCAAATCATAAACATGTTTACACCAAATGGGTATTGGAAATTTGAACTGAAACCAAAGTTTACAAGNNNNNNNNNNNNNNNNNNNNTTTTTTTTTTTTTTTTAACTCTAAAAAAACTTGATTGGGCTTGAGCCCTACAAGTCATTGCTAGGCTCCGCCATTGCCTACTCATGAATAGTAGTAGATCTACAACACAGATAGACTATATATCGATCACCTACATAGTGATTAGCTGAGATGAGTACGTATTTAGCACGGTCTTAACTTTTCAGCAATGCTAGTATAACTGAGATGACTACCTAGCATTGCTCTTATAATCTAACTTGCTTAGTAAGACCTCTTAAATAACAACTTACATGGCAGATGTTTGGCATCTTCCCTATCTACAATGTACATCAATGTGTGTCATCTAATTAAGATCTAAGATCAACAATGTACAAGTACTCATCTGCACCAACTGTTCATATCCTTATAGGATATACGTACCCTTGCGAGGACAGCTCTCTAACTCTGTGTTGAAAAGGCAGCACGCAGCAGTTAAGTCATCATGCAAGTCCGTATATTAACTTGTGATTTTCTGTTGAATGATGAAACTTTCAGCTCCCAAACGAAAGCCAATTGCTGAGAGGCGACCAGAGCGCGATCAGCCTAGCAATGGCTATGCGATTCTTGGTCACAGTTTTGGCAGAGGGAAATGTTGTGGGAAAAGCATACAATTGAGGCCGCTTCGGCTCTACAATGATCACAGATTTTGTGAGCGGGTGTGCCTCGATCAGAGAAAGATCATGCCGTGGTCGCATAACAAACACAGCTTTGCTAAATCGGCCTTACGGTACAAAACTGCCACCTTTGATCGAGCTGCAAACTTCGCAGCACAACATAATTATATGAATCAAGAATTCAACATGCAGGTTATACTTCTAACTAACTCACCAGTAGTCACTCACTCAAGCTAACAGTCAGAGTAGAATAGTTATCAATGACTGTTTTATCTATTTACAAAAAAAACTTTTAACGTAATTTCGCCCAAATTTTTTACTATTCATCACGATATTTTCTTTAAAATGTCCGCACTCACTTAAGCAATTACATTCATTTGGACAATGGGACATAAACCATAGTGTTTTAAACAATAGTGCAACAAAAATGTGAAGCGTGTTTGGAAGACAATGGTTTGTATCCTCTTATGGATAAAACTATACGAATGATAATAGTTAGTAGATTTAGTCATTTAGACAAAATCATTGTATTTTAAAACAATTAATTCTAAAATTTATTGGCAATTTTACCTTTCATAGGCAATTTTCACAATTAATATTACGAAGATTAGAGAGCATCTTTAATACACGGCGTGTATCTTCACATACATACATGGATGGTCAGGATTAGAAGAAATAATATAGAAACATGGTGGTCAAACATATGAATTGATATAAACGGTTAAGATTATATCGTGTAAATACACGTCGTACATACAAAAATTTCCAAAAAATTATAACACAAACACATACCCCGAGGCCCAAACATATGAAATCCAAAGAAAAATCCAATTACAACCTAACAAAATATAAACAGACTGAAATGCTATTGGTCCAAAATGTCTAGTATGACAAGAGTCTACTGTGTCAATTACGGAAAAGACCCTGCGGGAGTAGGCAAAGTGTGAATAAAACATTTCCCGAGTCGCGAGAGGATCAAACAAACCCTCAGCCTCAGCGACGACTCTCAAATCGGAAATGGCGAAGCCTCTCATCTTCACGACGCTGCTCTCTCTCCTCCTCCTCCTCATCACGACGGCGCTCGCCAGCTCAGACTCTCCCTTCATCGTCGCGCACAAGAAGGCCTCCCTCAACAGGCTCAAGTCCGGCGCCGAGCGCGTTTCGGTCTCTGTTGATATCTACAACCAAGGATCTTCGTAAGCTTCCTCCTCGCAATTCCACCAATTCCGATCATCTCAAATCTTGTTCTGATTTGCTCTCTTATTTTCAGATCCAGCTTAGCGTTGAATTTTTTGTTGTTGTTTTGTTTGCTGTTAGATCCGTTCGTGCTTCTGCTTGCATGCGTTGTTGTCTCGATTCGTATAACTATACAATTAGGATTTTGCTTGCTGCGATTTTGATAGTAATGGATTATTCATATCTTTCTTGATCACTGGTTTTAATCGTAACTTAGTTGTTGCTAAGTAGTAGTACACTATCTGTTTGGTTGCCATCAGAGTTTAAGCAGTAAACATGATGCTGTGCTTGTCTCAGTAAACAATATTGTTTTCGATTGTCTTTCGAGATAGTCACAGCTCTCGGCGTAACAATTTCGATGTTATTTTTGCATTGTCTATGTGAATGTGTCTGGCTGCAAAAGGTCAAACTGTTAATTTATTTTGAAATCTTTGTATTGTGAACTGTGTGTTTATATGTTGGATATATTGGGAAATGACTGAATTTTGGAATCAATTGGTGCATGCCACAAAAGTTATTAAGGTGAGGTAGAATTAATTGCCGTAGGAATTGTAGGGTAAGGAACTAAGGATGAGAATAAGAATAATGAGCAAATGCGAGCTATGTGACCTTGTTTAAGAAGAATGAGAATTGAATAGATGGTGTGTTGTTGGTATACAAGTGCATCAAGAGCAAGTTGTAAACTAACTCAGCTTCACCTCTTTCCCTTCCTGAGATCTCCTCTTAAGCTTTGAACAGCCAACCTCTGCAAACTTTGTTATATTGCAGAGGTTGGTTATGGGGATAAGGTCATTACCAAATGTGCCTCTAGTTAACTTCAATGGTTAACAGGTTGCTTGCATCATGTCAGTTGCTTTCCATGTTTTCTTTCTCTACTTTTCTTAAAGTGATTTTTGTGTACTTTTAATGCCTCTTTGGCTGTATAATATAACTGAATGTCTGGTCTGTGTGTTCAAATATGCTAGTATGTCTAGAACGCCTTCACATACATTACAATTGGTGGTTAAATTCATCAAAAGAAAACACCAAGTGCTGGCTTTCATTTTATTATGTGAACCCATCTTTCATTTTTTTTTTTCATCTTCCACATCTCATTACATTTATTTATTTGATGTGCTATTTTACTTTGATTCTTCATACGTGTATGCTTACCTATAACTAAATTGGTGATAACCTGCTATGTTTCATTTGCAGAACTGCCTATGATGTAAGTTTGAGTGATGAGAGCTGGCCTCAGGATCTCTTTGATATTGTCAGTGGCAACACTTCCAAGTCATGGGAAAGGCTTGATGCGTAAGTGCCAACTGTTTTATATGGTTCTTGCTTCTTTGTATGGTTTCCACTTTCCACTTTTGTTTATCATTTACTAATTGTGGTTACTGGTTTGCAGAGGCGGCGTTATATCTCACTCTTTTGAATTGGAGGCCAAGACGAAGGGAATGTTCAATGGTGCACCAGCTGTTATTACATTTCGCATTCCCACAAAGGCTGCTCTACAGGTTTGAATGGAATGTCCACAGTCCTTGTATATCTGATTCTCTCTTGGTTGTTCAAATACTTACTGCATGAGCTTTTCTTGTTTCTTTAGGAGGCATATTCAACCCCCATACTGCCTTTGGATGTTCTTGCTGACAGGCCTCCTGAGAAGAAACTTGAGTGGGTAAGTAGAAAGGCTGATGCCCTTAGATATTCTTGCAGATAGCAGTTATATAGCCATTCTGGTTTTAGGCAACTTTTCTGGTGCTTACTGAGGTTTTACTTTGTATTTTCATGTAATTATCTCTGCTGTGGGGGCGAATATTTACAGGTTAAGGTATGATACGTCTTTTCTATGCGTCTGATTTACTATATTGGGTCTTCAGCGACTAACAGTGGCTAATATTCCCATTTTCTTTTTATCCTTGTGTATTACAGAGGCTGCTGGCAAAGTATGGGTCTCTGATGTCAGTGCTATCCATTGTGGTTCTGTTTGTGTACCTGGTTGCTACTCCAGGTAAATCTGGTGGTGCAAAAGGAGGCAAGAAGAAGCGCTAAGCAGTGGTGATGCAACTTCAGTGAGATAGCATATGAGCATTTGGACACATGTTCCTTTGTTGCCGAGTTGTTTTTCTCTCCGAGTTAGTGGCACATGTTAGTTGTCTGAAACTTCCAAATGAATAGTTTATTAACAAGTTAGTGTAAGATGAACTAGCTGAGTCATACAGTGGGCACGAACCCAAATCGGATCTTTGCTATGTTTCATAATCAGTTTTTGCTCATCAGTTTTGGATTCAATGTTATAGTTGGTGCTTGATCGTTGTTAAAATCTGTGGTGACCATGGGTACAACCTGATTCAATCTGTTGGTTGCTTGATAGTCACGAATTAAGATTTACAAATTAGTAATTTCTGACAAATGGCGGTTGCAGGACTAGTCTGTAAACTAGCTGGTGTGCTTCTTTACTGGTTAACTGGTTTGATCATGGCTTTGGATAAATCCAAAGCAGTTGGCTCATCTGATTCTCTATGCCTAACTTTAATATACTTGGTGGCCGAGGAGAAATAATTTTCATCTTACCTGTGTTTTACTGATGTCCAATAGTGAGATTCTGAAATATGAGAAAGAACAGCGGTTTTGGTGCGCTACTCTGCTTGTTTGAATGGTTTATTCAGAACAATGGAGAAGTTGCAACATGTATTTCTTTCTTTTTTTATCGGACATGTATTTCTTGAAGCACAAAATGAAATAGTAATACTACAAATCAATGAATCCATATACATGCTCTTATTGTATGTAATTAAACGAGAAAGGGAACTCAAATTCAGCAGTCAATAAAAGGATCCTCAATAAAACACAGCCAAAGGACCTAAACTAGTAGTCACTAGTCACCCCCCTTCTTGTGATCATGATCATGTTCAGCAGCAGCAGGCCCCTTCTTGTGATCATGATCATATTCAGCAGCAGCAGGCCCTTCATATGTGGGAGGCTGGACTGCAAATCCAGACGCTACGAAAGTGGAGACACTCTGGGTAAGATGCTTGGATGCCTTTTCATAATTAACAAACCCCATGAACCAGAAATCATGGCCGTCAATGGTCAAAATCTGGAGGTACTTCTCCGTCGTATTCTCCCTCATCACTACTGGATTGATAGTCGCAACATTTGCCAATGGCACCATGACCTTGTAGTAGCTCCAAGTCACCTGACCGGAAGGCGCCGTGAATGACAGAGGCCGGTCGCTGCAAAAAGCGGTGTGAATATTGGAGAGGTAAAGAGTTCCGGCGACTGGTCCGGTGGATGTGGAGAGATAGCAGGCGAATGATTTGTGGAGCTTCTCGTTGGGATAAGTCGCAAATGACTGCTTGTACAGAGCCTCAAATCCACCTCCTGTTAATGCTTTGGCTTGCAGGTTCATCTTCGCCCACGCTGCTCCCGACACTGATGTCCCAGTTTTAACTGCACAACACCAAACATCAAATTAGACCATTTAATTAATCAACAGATCGAGCTAATTTAACTATCAGATATGGTGATCTAGGAAGGAGTACGTACGGTTGCGCCAGATGTTGTTGGCCATGGACTCGGCCTTGTGGCTCCAGGAGTTGAAGACATTGAGCATAGATTGTGGGGCATTGCTGGAGCTGGCCTTGTTGTTGTTGTTGTTGTTATCGATGGGTTGGTACTGGAGGTAGGGATAGTGGAAGCTCTGTGCCTTTTCCGGACCATCGGCGTTAACTCCCCAGAGAGCTGCCTTTTTGTTGTCCGGGTGGCATGTTGGGACAGCAGGGTGTCCCATGACGTGAGTTCCCCATTTCTCTGGCTCTGCCTCCGCCGCGGCCTTGGCTTTGAGATCTTCACTGTCAAAGGTGGGTGGTGGTGTTGCTACTGGTACTTGCTCAGATGAAGATGATGATGCAACATCTTGAGGAGGAGGAGGAGGAGGAGGAGGAGCAGGTTGCCATTTTTCTAAGTGGTCAGCAGTGATGGAGGGGGTCTGAGGTTTAGGGGCTTCAGGGGCTTGATAAAATGGATTGATTTCTTCTGGGGCGGGAGTGGGATGAGATTGATGAAAAGGGTTTGCTTCCTGTTGTGTGAGAGGCGGAGGAATGGAGGGGTACATAGGTGGTTGAGATTCTTGGTGGTTGTTGTTCATCTTGTTCTTGCCTGAAAATTGATCTCTGAAAACAAATAAGTTGAGAGTGGGAAAATGGATCTCTGAAAACAAAGAAGTTAAGAGTGGATGAGTTTTGGTTTGAACGGTTGTGAATATGAGCGACCTTATTTATAATTTTATATAACAGAGGGGAAACACCGGTGTTAAATTCTAGAAATAAATCAGTTTTATATACTGTTGATTTGTTTGGATGATGATAGCGGATGGAAGGGCTACATCGATCTAATCGGGTCAGGTGGAACCGAAAAGGTTGACTCTCGTGGATACAAAAACACGGTTTAGTAATGAGAGCAATCAGCTTTGCTTAGCCGTGTTATATATAATTGCAACTTCTTCTTCTTCGTCTTCTTCTTCTTCTTCAACAAAGCAACTAACATGACTAAGCTACGTACCTTCAGCTTCTAGATAACCTATTTTTTTTGTTTATTTCAATTGAGGAACCACGTATTTGTTCCCCTCGCATTGGCATTTTCATTTGGCAACATTCTCAAGGTCAAATGTGATGGGGACTCAGATTAGAATTGTCGATGTACATAAATTATTGGAATTTTGGAAAGAGCTAGGAAACAAACCAATTAAACACATACAGTATATCTTGGTGAAAACTTTTATTGAACCTTGTTATTTATTTTTTTGGTTTTATAACAAGTATGCACAGTTTTTTAGACTCAAAGATTAATCTGTTTATGATTCGGATAACCAACATGACATTGTAGTTTTTTTTTTTGCCACGTTTATAATTCAGCAAACGAAACCAACGTTCGAACATAGAATATGTGGTTTCTATAAGCAACATTTCCGTAACGAGGCCAAGTGCATCCACTAATTGGATCGGGGTAACTTGTATAATTTCTCTTGCTTTAATCGGATGACCGAACTTTTTCTTCTTTAAAAATAAATCAAGGTTTGAAATTCAACCTAACCTAACTGGAGGGCTCAGCCTCATGTCTGGACCACTGAATACAGAATTAGGAGAAAATCTGCTGTCCCCATTTCCCTATCCCCTTACTTGTCTCCTTTTTAAATTTCAACATGTGGCATTTGTATCCTAATCAGCTTTAACATCCTCTAACCTTGTTAACCTCTGTTAACCTATTCAAACTCTAACCTAACGGGGACAGCAGATTTTCTCCTTACAGAATTTACTAGAAGCTCCGAACAGTATATTGGGTCCCCGACTACACAAGCCCACACTTATGGGCTTTCTGGTGAATGTACTAGAAGCTCCGAACAGTAACGCGGGAACCTTAACCACGTGGCGGGAAATAATCGGAACAGCCTGGACATACAGAGAAATGTAGGACCCACTGAGTATATATAGCGCTAAGTGTTGATTGGTGCCAAATTAGTATCCGATCGGGCGACCCGAGAAGCAACAAGAGATGAGCTACCACCAAGAACCCTACCCTCCTCCGCCGCCGCCGCAAGGCTACCCGTATCCCCAACCAGGCCCGCCGGGGTACCCCTCAGCCCCTCCGTACGACGGGTACCCGCCGCCGCCGCCTCCGGGGTATCCACCTCACGGATACGGCCCTCCACCGCCGCGTCCTCCGCCGTACGAGGGGTACCAAGGGTATTTCAACGGGGGCTACCCTCCGCCTCCGCCGCAATACCAGCAGCAGCACTGTCACCACGATCATCACCATTACCAGGGTCAGGATGACGGCTGCATCTCTTTCTTAAGAGGCTGGTATGTATTTTACTTTCAATTACTGTTTGTTTGATCTTCCTTATATCTCTTTCTTAAGTGAAGCCTTGTTCTAAGTTTTGTGGTGGAACCATGAAATTAGATTGGATCCTTTAATGTTAATCCGGTTGTGTGATCATTCTGCTTACAAGATAGAAGATACCACTCAGATCATAAGTATTCAAATGAATAATGGCATGCTGTTTGCTATATCCAGTTAAATCATGTGTACCTCCCTTAGCCAAATCCAATCCAAGTGTCTTTCTAGAATTTATTCTCTGGCATTTCTAGTGAATTGATTGACAAGAGAGGAGTTTGTGACTTTCTACAGTTAGTTCATCCCTCTATGTGTCCAATCCTTAGCGTTATTTTATTTTGAAGAATAACTAAGGCAACAAGCTCATCCTGGTTGAGAATTTTCTTGCTTTGGTACAATGCAAGTGAGATTGTCTATTACAGCATCACCCAACAAAAGCAGGAATATGCTGTTCTTATTGTTGGTTTTTTTTGGGTTTTTTTTTTTTTTTTTTTTGTTTTTTTTTTTTTTTTTTTTTTTTGGTTTTTTTTTAATTTTTTACTACTTTTTGTTTTTGTCTTAGAGTTCTTGCTTGAAAACATATTTGAGTCGTGTAAATGCTTCGGTTTCATTCTATACTAATGAGTTCTTTCTTTTACGAGTCCAGTTTTGGTGCGCTATTCTGTTGCTGTTTGCTCGAGGAATGCTGCTTCTTTTTCTGATGATGAATTGATGATAGACATGGATTATTTCTCAAGGTTGTCTGTGCTTGATGTTATGTGGTGGATGAACCGAGGAACAATCTTCTGCATCTGAACATTTATAGATTTCACATAAACGTGGTTTATGTAAAATGGGTGATTGCTTGTTTAGCCTCCTATCTGGTTGTTAAGCGAAATGTTTATGGCGCATTGTGGATTTATATAATGTTTTAGGATGCAAAAGAACAGATGATTTATGTTGTGCTCTATCTTATATCCGAGAACTAGTAAATTCAAGTAATTATGATTTGATGTTGTTCATACATCCAGTTCGAAACTTTGTTTTCAACCCGAAGACCTGGATAGGAACACAATGGTGATTGGTGAAGGAGGCATACACCCAAGTCTTAAGGACTTGTGTCTTAGGAGCGTTTTGCCTTTAATCCACCAAAGTCATGCTTGTATCAATTGAGAGTTGTGATAGTTTCCTTTTGATTTGGTTTCTGCAGTGCCTCCTTGAAATTAAGATAATGATATTGAAAAATATCCATCTATTGGAATGCTGATCTGAGTCTATTCTTAACAGCAAAGATTACAATATCCCAATTCAAACAACTTATCACTAACTCACAATTGATCAGTACCAAAGTGCTTTATAACAAGAAAAAATTGATAGTCTATATAAATAAAAAGACATTGAGCTACAGAGTCCACACATACTCTGGCTTATCCTCCCTCGGCCCTGCTAATGTGCGGTAGACATACATCTTCTCCACCTTTTGCTCATCATTATCAGCATATTCCATCTGATTATTCTCATTTATGATCTCCACATTAAGGCCCGGCATGTTCATTGCAAGAGTCTTGCAGCCTCCAAGAGTAACTTCACAGGACGACATCCAAAGGGATCGCATTGTTTCATACTTCCCCACGTCCTTCAGAAGTGCCCCGTCACCGAAGGGGCTGTCCCTAATCTCGAGCTTCCTTAGCTTCTTGCATCCGTTCAACACATAAAGCATACCCTTGTCGCTATCCCCAGCAAATGCAATAGAAAGCATTTCAAGCTGCTCGGCATACATCCCAATGTAAAGGAAAACTTGGTCGGTCAAAAGGCCAGAGAGTGACAACCGCCTAAGCTTTTTGCATGCCTGAACAATTGCCCCAAAACCTTCATCTAGTGGCTGCATGGTAACAGGGTCGGGTTTCATGGGGTCAAGGAGTGCCAACCTGAACCGTATGAAATTAGGGCAATTCTTGGCAACAGTTATGAGAGCAGCATTGGTCATCTGCTGGCAGAAGTAAAGCAATGAATGAAGCTTTGGGCAGCCAGCAGATATGGCAACAAGGCCTTCTTCTGTAACAGCGGCATGCCCAACTCCAAATGGATCAGAGGGAAAAACTCTCAATTCCTGCAGTTCTTTACAAGTTGAAGCAACAACTCCTAGTCCTTTGTCTCCAATACAATCAAGTGTCTGCATGTGCATACAGAAACCATTGTCAACCATCTTTCTTGTAAAGAACAATATAAAAGCCAGTAAAAAGAGATGAATGAGCATACCCATAAACGCTTAAGCCTCCCACACTGGCGAATTAACTTTATGAGATCAGTACCATGAACTCCAGGAGCATAGCTTAGGTTCAAGGATGTCAGGGTCAAGCATATAGGGTAAAACGCTGGGAGAGAATGAGGAGCACCCTCTAAAAACCCTGACAAACTCTGGATCGATTTACATTTTAGAATTGTAGCCTTCAGTTTTCTGTAGGATTCAGAATCAGGCTCTAGGACATAAGACCCAGTGCCCAAATCAACAAGTTGAGGTGCTCGCATCAGAACCTTTTGGAGAGTGTCGAGAGGGACAGCACGGTTTACCCTCAGGACTTTGAGGTTCGGAGATCTGGCCACAAGTCTCACAAGAGCAGCTAAATTAATTTCTCCTTTCAGGCATGCAAAATTCAGGGACACAAGAGAGGTACAGCTATCGGGAAAGCAACTAAGCCAATGGCCTCTATGATCATCAATATCATTTTCCTGCAGGTCCAGCTCCCTAAGAAACCTATATAGAACAAACAGTGCATGAAGTTGAGCATACACCAATGTCCATTAAAACTCAAAACCAGTCATGTAATATGATTTTATACCCTCCCTTTTCCATTAAAACTTTGAAACAGTATATGAACTCTAAACATTGGCATGATTTACAGGTTAAAATTGCAAATGACAACAAATTAAAGAAGACAGCTGACCAGTTCAAGTAGACATTCAGATCTAAGAACACAATGCATTTCGTGGCTAAAACTGAAACCCAAGCCGCTCCATTGACAATTTATAATATGAATTCAGCAATGATGTATAGACAGTATTATTATCAAAAGCAGATACAGTTGAAAGTACAGCTGAAGACTACTCAAAAGGTTGAAGCGGAAGAAGGAATTGAATCACAAGGATTGGTAAGCTGCAAACATGTTTATCACCAGACCAGTAGCAACCAAACTGGAACTGTACATTATGAACAAGATAACAAAGCTACAGACTCAATTAAATTTTTTTGTCTCCACATCAGAAAGAGGTCAATATAGAAAAACCAAATGAACAGCTTCCTCAGCATACTAACTATTGTTCAGCAAACAAAAGTTTGACTTCCAAACTCCATAATCAATGAATCTAACAAAGTATGCATGTACATAAATGACAACCACTCAAAAAAGCGGGTGAAACAGAACAGACCCTTAGTCAAATAAAGCACTACAAGCCCCGTAAACTCTAAACAGTAATGAACTCTATTGGGAATGAATTTAGATTAAGAATAGCAAAAACAAGTGCAAATCACATTCCACAAACTATCAAAATTAGCAACAAACAAGGAAAGCAAACAGATCTTACCTACAATGGGCAGCAATAGCAGCGAGGCCATCAGTGGTAAAGCCTTCGCAGCTAACAAGAACCAAGGACTTAAAATTGAGGAAGGACCTGGAAAGCAAGTCAAGGCTTTCATCAGAGACCACCATTCTCTTGAGCCTGAGCTCCTCCAATCCAACACGGCTCTCCGCCAGGGCATCAATCCAAGGGTCAACGGAGCCTCCCCAGTCATGAGGGACCAAATTGAAGTCGGCAAAGTGAGGCTTTCCCTTCAAAGTAAGGGACTTGAGCCCCGGAAATCGTGCGATCACTCTCTCTGGGCTGATCGCATAGCAATTCCCAATGACCACTCTCTCCCTGCTAAATCTCTCTATCTTATACCATGATTTGCACACCAACGACACCGCGTTTCGGTCCCGCTGCTTCGTCACGAAGTCGAAGATGTGCTCTATCACCTCGTCTGGGAAATAATTCATCCTTCTTTCTTCACCATTCAATCACAGACAAAACTTCCCCAGTAAAAATCGAAACAAAGAAATGAAATTTCCCACCTTTAGTACTAAAGAGAAAGGGAGAGGCACCCTCTCTGTTGCTGAAAGATCTATCTTGACCCAGAAAGCCAAGACCCTTTTGAGAAGAATCTGAGAAAACTACATGAATGAAAGAG of the Fragaria vesca subsp. vesca linkage group LG6, FraVesHawaii_1.0, whole genome shotgun sequence genome contains:
- the LOC101299602 gene encoding translocon-associated protein subunit beta-like codes for the protein MAKPLIFTTLLSLLLLLITTALASSDSPFIVAHKKASLNRLKSGAERVSVSVDIYNQGSSTAYDVSLSDESWPQDLFDIVSGNTSKSWERLDAGGVISHSFELEAKTKGMFNGAPAVITFRIPTKAALQEAYSTPILPLDVLADRPPEKKLEWVKRLLAKYGSLMSVLSIVVLFVYLVATPGKSGGAKGGKKKR
- the LOC101299886 gene encoding GEM-like protein 5-like, with translation MNNNHQESQPPMYPSIPPPLTQQEANPFHQSHPTPAPEEINPFYQAPEAPKPQTPSITADHLEKWQPAPPPPPPPPQDVASSSSSEQVPVATPPPTFDSEDLKAKAAAEAEPEKWGTHVMGHPAVPTCHPDNKKAALWGVNADGPEKAQSFHYPYLQYQPIDNNNNNNKASSSNAPQSMLNVFNSWSHKAESMANNIWRNLKTGTSVSGAAWAKMNLQAKALTGGGFEALYKQSFATYPNEKLHKSFACYLSTSTGPVAGTLYLSNIHTAFCSDRPLSFTAPSGQVTWSYYKVMVPLANVATINPVVMRENTTEKYLQILTIDGHDFWFMGFVNYEKASKHLTQSVSTFVASGFAVQPPTYEGPAAAEYDHDHKKGPAAAEHDHDHKKGGD
- the LOC101300168 gene encoding uncharacterized protein LOC101300168; translated protein: MSYHQEPYPPPPPPQGYPYPQPGPPGYPSAPPYDGYPPPPPPGYPPHGYGPPPPRPPPYEGYQGYFNGGYPPPPPQYQQQHCHHDHHHYQGQDDGCISFLRGCFGALFCCCLLEECCFFF
- the LOC101300466 gene encoding protein AUXIN SIGNALING F-BOX 3-like, coding for MNYFPDEVIEHIFDFVTKQRDRNAVSLVCKSWYKIERFSRERVVIGNCYAISPERVIARFPGLKSLTLKGKPHFADFNLVPHDWGGSVDPWIDALAESRVGLEELRLKRMVVSDESLDLLSRSFLNFKSLVLVSCEGFTTDGLAAIAAHCRFLRELDLQENDIDDHRGHWLSCFPDSCTSLVSLNFACLKGEINLAALVRLVARSPNLKVLRVNRAVPLDTLQKVLMRAPQLVDLGTGSYVLEPDSESYRKLKATILKCKSIQSLSGFLEGAPHSLPAFYPICLTLTSLNLSYAPGVHGTDLIKLIRQCGRLKRLWTLDCIGDKGLGVVASTCKELQELRVFPSDPFGVGHAAVTEEGLVAISAGCPKLHSLLYFCQQMTNAALITVAKNCPNFIRFRLALLDPMKPDPVTMQPLDEGFGAIVQACKKLRRLSLSGLLTDQVFLYIGMYAEQLEMLSIAFAGDSDKGMLYVLNGCKKLRKLEIRDSPFGDGALLKDVGKYETMRSLWMSSCEVTLGGCKTLAMNMPGLNVEIINENNQMEYADNDEQKVEKMYVYRTLAGPREDKPEYVWTL